A region of Ochotona princeps isolate mOchPri1 chromosome 2, mOchPri1.hap1, whole genome shotgun sequence DNA encodes the following proteins:
- the LRRC42 gene encoding leucine-rich repeat-containing protein 42 isoform X2 gives MSCHLNSENHLDPGPIYVRENGQLHMVSLALNGVRSGQPQPRPFGLFSKGFSVELCMNREDDTAQKEKTDHFIFTYTREGNLRYSAKSLFSLVLDFISDNIDHVDSLIGFPEQIAERLFSAAEARQKFTEPGTGLRALRKFTEAYGRLVLCSLCLRDRYLVISEKLEEIKSFRELTCLDLSCCKLGDEHELLEHLTNEALSSVTQLHLKDNCLSDAGVRKMTAPVRVMKRGLGNLTLLDLSCNPKITDAGIGYLFCFRKLSCLDISGTGLKDVNAIKHKLQARMGLVLSQVSLKEFDHTNCKTEGWADQMATASWPRPLYDVPWTTPAWTPVRSSSSGKRSLQRPRGRC, from the exons ATGTCTTGCCACCTCAATTCGGAAAACCACCTGGATCCAGGCCCCATCTATGTCCGAGAAAATGGACAGCTGCACATGGTCAGCCTGGCTCTGAATGGTGTCAGGAGTGGCCAGCCGCAACCGAGGCCTTTCGGACTGTTTTCCaaaggcttctctgttgagctgtGCATGAACAGGGAAGACGACACTGCCCAGAAGGAGAAGACGGATCATTTCATCTTCACGTACACCCGGGAGGGCAATCTCCGCTACTCCGCCAAGTCGCTCTTCAGCCTCGTCCTGGACTTCATCTCCGACAACATTGACCATGTCGATTCCCTCATTGGCTTTCCCGAGCAGATTGCCGAGAGACTGTTCTCTGCAGCCGAAGCCAGACAAAAGTTCACGGAGCCGGGCACAGGGCTGAGGGCCTTGCGGAAATTCACCGAGGCCTACGGGCGTCTGGTGCTCTGCTCACTATGTCTGCGGGACAG GTATCTGGTGATTTCAGAGAAACTGGAGGAGATAAAGTCCTTCCGGGAGCTTACCTGCTTGGATCTTTCCTGTTGCAAGCTTGGAGATGAGCATGAGCTTCTAGAACACCTCACCAATGAGGCCCTGTCTAG TGTCACTCAGCTCCACCTGAAGGATAATTGTTTGTCTGACGCCGGGGTGCGGAAAATGACAGCACCCGTTCGCGTGATGAAACGAGGCCTTGGGAATCTAACACTATTAGACTTATCCT GTAACCCTAAGATCACAGATGCAGGAATTGGATACCTGTTCTGTTTTAGAAAGCTAAGCTGCTTAGATATCTCTGGGACAGGGCTCAAG GATGTAAACGCCATCAAGCACAAGCTGCAGGCCCGCATGGGCCTCGTCCTCTCCCAAGTGTCTCTGAAGGAATTCGATCACACTAACTGCAAGACCGAGGGCTGGGCCGACCAG ATGGCAACCGCTTCCTGGCCGAGGCCTCTTTACGATGTCCCCTGGACGACACCTGCCTGGACGCCAGTGAGAAGCTCCAGTTCCGGAAAGAGAAGCCTGCAGAGGCCCAGGGGCCGTTGTTGA
- the LRRC42 gene encoding leucine-rich repeat-containing protein 42 isoform X1, with protein sequence MSCHLNSENHLDPGPIYVRENGQLHMVSLALNGVRSGQPQPRPFGLFSKGFSVELCMNREDDTAQKEKTDHFIFTYTREGNLRYSAKSLFSLVLDFISDNIDHVDSLIGFPEQIAERLFSAAEARQKFTEPGTGLRALRKFTEAYGRLVLCSLCLRDRYLVISEKLEEIKSFRELTCLDLSCCKLGDEHELLEHLTNEALSSVTQLHLKDNCLSDAGVRKMTAPVRVMKRGLGNLTLLDLSCNPKITDAGIGYLFCFRKLSCLDISGTGLKDVNAIKHKLQARMGLVLSQVSLKEFDHTNCKTEGWADQIVRQWERLTVKPLKKAAVVEPRKTAQYFYGNRFLAEASLRCPLDDTCLDASEKLQFRKEKPAEAQGPLLNCDTAISMQEPQKSKKRTFEESEKEPSNSPQAPKQKYVCLTVQDWDLLNSY encoded by the exons ATGTCTTGCCACCTCAATTCGGAAAACCACCTGGATCCAGGCCCCATCTATGTCCGAGAAAATGGACAGCTGCACATGGTCAGCCTGGCTCTGAATGGTGTCAGGAGTGGCCAGCCGCAACCGAGGCCTTTCGGACTGTTTTCCaaaggcttctctgttgagctgtGCATGAACAGGGAAGACGACACTGCCCAGAAGGAGAAGACGGATCATTTCATCTTCACGTACACCCGGGAGGGCAATCTCCGCTACTCCGCCAAGTCGCTCTTCAGCCTCGTCCTGGACTTCATCTCCGACAACATTGACCATGTCGATTCCCTCATTGGCTTTCCCGAGCAGATTGCCGAGAGACTGTTCTCTGCAGCCGAAGCCAGACAAAAGTTCACGGAGCCGGGCACAGGGCTGAGGGCCTTGCGGAAATTCACCGAGGCCTACGGGCGTCTGGTGCTCTGCTCACTATGTCTGCGGGACAG GTATCTGGTGATTTCAGAGAAACTGGAGGAGATAAAGTCCTTCCGGGAGCTTACCTGCTTGGATCTTTCCTGTTGCAAGCTTGGAGATGAGCATGAGCTTCTAGAACACCTCACCAATGAGGCCCTGTCTAG TGTCACTCAGCTCCACCTGAAGGATAATTGTTTGTCTGACGCCGGGGTGCGGAAAATGACAGCACCCGTTCGCGTGATGAAACGAGGCCTTGGGAATCTAACACTATTAGACTTATCCT GTAACCCTAAGATCACAGATGCAGGAATTGGATACCTGTTCTGTTTTAGAAAGCTAAGCTGCTTAGATATCTCTGGGACAGGGCTCAAG GATGTAAACGCCATCAAGCACAAGCTGCAGGCCCGCATGGGCCTCGTCCTCTCCCAAGTGTCTCTGAAGGAATTCGATCACACTAACTGCAAGACCGAGGGCTGGGCCGACCAG ATTGTCCGGCAGTGGGAGCGCCTGACGGTGAAACCCCTGAAGAAAGCGGCTGTCGTGGAGCCTCGAAAGACAGCTCAGTACTTCT ATGGCAACCGCTTCCTGGCCGAGGCCTCTTTACGATGTCCCCTGGACGACACCTGCCTGGACGCCAGTGAGAAGCTCCAGTTCCGGAAAGAGAAGCCTGCAGAGGCCCAGGGGCCGTTGTTGAACTGTGACACTGCCATCTCAATGCAGGAGCCCCAGAAGAGCAAGAAGAGGACTTTTGAGGAGTCAGAGAAGGAGCCGAGTAACTCCCCACAGGCTCCCAAGCAGAAGTATGTGTGCCTCACTGTGCAGGACTGGGACCTGCTGAATTCCTACTGA
- the LDLRAD1 gene encoding low-density lipoprotein receptor class A domain-containing protein 1 — protein sequence MNKVFPQGDVTSTTTAGPKALAGGEASHNHLCCSRRGACLSAFLLLLLATLAALITLATIVGFPPYTPGAQACVTPTNRTGFLCHDRRSCIPASGVCDGIRTCAHGEDEDESLCRDLPRSLPGFLVTRCGDPASWIYSDQKCDGTNNCGDCSDELSPASACPPCGPGWWRCQPTVFRYCSCIPRSLCQDHVQHCSDWSDEYSCPGP from the exons ATGAACAAGGTCTTCCCCCAG GGAGATGTCACCAGCACCACTACTGCTGGGCCCAAAGCACTGGCTGGAGGGGAAG CCAGCCACAACCACCTCTGCTGCTCGCGCCGCGGggcctgcctctctgccttcctgctgcTCTTGCTGGCCACTCTTGCTGCCCTCATCACGCTGGCCACCATCGTTGGATTCCCGCCATACACACCAG GGGCCCAGGCCTGTGTGACGCCAACAAACAGGACAGGCTTCCTGTGCCACGACCGGCGGAGCTGCATCCCGGCCAGCGGGGTCTGTGACGGCATCCGCACCTGTGCCCACGGCGAGGACGAGGATGAGAGCTTGTGTC GGGACTTGCCCCGCAGCCTCCCAGGCTTCCTCGTGACCCGCTGTGGAGACCCAGCCTCCTGGATCTACTCTGATCAAAAGTGTGATGGGACCAACAACTGTGGGGACTGCTCGGATGAACTGAGCCCAG CAAGTGCCTGCCCACCCTGTGGCCCTGGCTGGTGGCGCTGCCAACCCACTGTCTTCAGGTACTGCAGCTGTATCCCGAGGAGCCTGTGCCAGGACCATGTGCAGCACTGCTCCGACTGGTCTGACGAGTACTCCTGCCCTGGACCCTga